In Lolium rigidum isolate FL_2022 chromosome 3, APGP_CSIRO_Lrig_0.1, whole genome shotgun sequence, the genomic window GAGATCTCCGGCCCTCGGCGCGAGATAGATGAATCGGAATCATCTGTCACGCTAAGTTCATGATGATAGATCGATGCCGATATGTTGGGATCCGGTACTGGCTCCGGCCGCAAACTGCAAAGGCCCGGCTCAAGCTAGCTACCTAAGCTAAGCATACCTCCGTACGATCTCGCGGTCCTACGGTCGCCTGATGGATCGGCCTTATAAGTGGAAGAAGAAGCATCCGCAGCAGCGGCGGTGAAAAGGCTCGATGATCCTTAAAACTCAAGATACATATGTCGAGACATTTTCACTACATAGCTAAGTAGGTATAGTACTAGCTAGGTACATAGGCTGACATGAGGTGACCCAAAGGAGACAGCCCCTCGACCAGATTCTATTCGGCGAGAGCTACGCTGTCGCTGTTAACCCTCGACGCTGCGTTTCGATACCTTTTTCCCAGACTCTCACGCGTAATCGCAACAGTAATCAACTGAAACTCAGCAGCGATGTCACTGCTGCACCCCGCCACGGCGCCACCGGCCACCCCCCGGCCTTTATGCCCATCGTGCAGATCATTCAACTGCAAAAAGGTCGATCATCCTCGGATAGTCTCCTGATTAGGCTCAGCCTAGCAAAGGCAGCCTCGATCGGGAGTCTAATTTGACAGCGATTAGTTAGCAGCTAACCTCCCTCTGTTAGTTAGCTTGATCATCGCACTGGAACTAGCTAGCTAAGGCGCCAAATATAGGAGGCGGTTTGATCCCGCTCCGTGCCTGGTCTCCTACCTATAAATAAAGGGGCCGGTGCCTTGGCCATGGTTAGTACGTAGGCGACTTCCTTttgacctttcttcttcttcctcgctagCTCGCCTATATATACACAACAGGTCGCGCTTTCCTAGCTAGCTTCAGTTCATCACTAACCGTCGTCTCCGGCCGTCCATATACACCTGACACTTCTCGGCCGCCGGCGGCGGGTAGACGGTGTtagagatgatgatgatcttCAAGGATGATGCGGCCGGGGCGGCGGACGAGCTATGCATTGTACGCCTCTATTCAAACCTTGCTCTCTGTTTGATATCCATTTCTTTACGCAAGGAATCGAAGCTGTTTGATCACTTTCTGTGTTGCGCATAGGCATGATCCTGTCTGTGTTGCTTCCTGATTCCTTCAGTTTTGTCCTGGTTCCTTCAGTTTTGTCATTTGCATCATCTAGTGTGGAAACCTTAACAAATGATGTAGGAGCAGTACACCGAATTGATCTATGCAATTCTTGTTTGgcttttaaattttatttcagtTTTTGAAAATTCCGATGTTTGTTTGGGTCTGCTTATCCTGACGAAAACGAAGCAAACATACCTTGAGAACTGAGAGATACCATTCACTTGCTTGAGATTCTGCATCCTAGATTGGAAACATCCTACAGCTCTAGACATAATTTGCCATCTTTATCTTCACCAGTAGAGCCTTTTTCGAATGTCACAGCAGTTCAAGCAATAGATGTACATGTACAGTCGATGATATGTCACACTCCAAATTACGCTCCACCTCAAGACAGGACGTCCACATCATATCTTGCACTTTGTTCACCAGTACATACCTCTCGTTGGTCCGTGCATGACACAACCAACGGAATAGAATACTTCCAGATCATCCAATATATAATTATTGTATAATATGCACATATAATAAAATGATGATGACATTCACCAATCATATATACAGAAGTATATAGTGTATATGTACAAGTCTCGGCCATCTTTGGCAAGCATAGTTTTGCATGACAAGGATGCATGAATCATACGGTCAAATGACTAAAATCAGACAACCACCATGCAAAGTTCATCAATTGTCGACATATAACCAATACTATCCCAGCCGTTTTTCCAGAAATAAGACACCCCGCACAAGAATAGCATCTGTAGCACAGAAATCTCCGGAGTCTGACCTGCATGGACACCACCTTATAAAAGGTCATCTCCGCATCTGCATGGGTAAACAGACTTCTGTCTTCTCTTCTCATAACCCATCTCCCTCACCTTCGCGCGATCCCAAGCTTTCACGGGCCCGGCCAGAATCATTTCGCTAATCAAGGACCAAGAACACCTTGGAGAAACTGTGCGCAGCAAGCCGAGGTGCAAAGCAATCCGATCATCGCTGTTGAGGACGGATCATGCTGCCCGACGACGATTGCATTACCGTAATTAATTCTGCAACACAATACATTGCttgatttttcttttgtgcaGCAAGAATGCTCCGAGTCAAAAtgttcttgtctttgattcttcAGAAAATGTTTCATGCTGTCATCTTCCTGGTATGTTGTTGACACTTGCTCTTTGGATTGTAACTGAGATGGCGGTGCTTCATAGGCCATTTGTGCCTACCTGCAGATACCATGCAATAATCATTAGGTCTGTGTCATGCTAAAGCACGACCGATGAAGAATAAAAACATTCAAGCAACAAATATAGATGGAAATTTCTCAACTCTTGGACCTGTAGAAGTACCAGATAACAGATGCCCAAATTTGATTCCTTTTGCTTCTTGATCTCCCTTCTTCTTTTTTAGGATACTATTTCTTCTTGATCTAGAGTTGTCGACAAATTTTTGCATCCATACCTTTTAGTTGCCTTTGCTTACAATATTCCTTGATGATTTCTCTCCAAACAGAACAGTAACTATATCCAAAGAGGGTAGATAGGCATATATGATGCGATTCTTGATCCTATCTTTTTTTTTGTAATACTGTTTTATTAGTTAACTATGTAAAAAAAACATTTCTTGCGTAGCGACCGGTATGATTGTCAATTGTAGTATACACTACTGATACAGGCTGATGCTTCTGCAAAGTTCAACAGAAGTTGTGTGATAAATATACTTACATGTTCTTTTCCCTCTGAAATTTGCAGGAGGGCATCTCAAGCCCCATAGCTGCTCACATACTTGACTTCTGTGACGACGGCCTGGATGATAATCTCTTTGCTGCAGTTGCCTCAACCTCCGATCCATTTGGAGCCTCCTCTGAGGATGTTTCGTCCTCCTCCACTGCCACCCCTCCTCTCTGCAGCTACAGCGATGACATCACAACTGCTGCCGCAACGACCTTCTCCCCATTACCCTGCTTTGACTCCACTCTGTCAGCCCTACTTGAGGAAGAGCAAAACCCTGACCCTGATACTGAGCTCGTTCCCCCAATCAATGAGACACTTGTAGCACCAGGATGCTATCAAGCTACGACCGGAGAGGCCAGTGTAGAGCAATTCAGCCATATACAGCTTCCCGAGAGTATAGCTGAACCCTTGCCAGCAATGCAAATGGGCATGACTGCACCTATGTTAGGGTTCAATGAAGACTGTTTCACGGCTGCACTAGCTGCAGGTTACATGAGCCTGGATGGTGCCCTATATCAGCAAACAGGAACAATGATCCCGAGTTGCAATGCGGAGGCATCACAAGTAGGATTCTTCAATGGTAGCAGTGCTAATAACAACGGTATGGTGGTGCTGGATATGAATGAGATTGGtgagtaccagaggatgatggAAGGAGAAGGACTGACCAGAACATATGCCGGCACAGATTCCATGCATGGAACATATAATAACACTTTGGAGTTGCAGGTAATACCGGGAGCCTAACAATTAACTAATTGAACTGCTTAACCACAGTAGTACTAAATAAGCAAATATACTTCCATGCAACCCTCGTATATATAAGCGCTTAAGTCAAGAATTAGATTACaaaatgatactccctccatcGATAAAAGGAGAGTACACTacagagtgtctagatacatctaaatgtaGACAAACTTGCAACATCCATTTGTGGACAAAGGTAGCATTTGAAATCTCTTCGGCCTCTAACCCAATAATTTAATTAAACAGATGGAAGAAAACAACCAGCACCTGGTAAACGGATGCAACAGAAGCCCACCAACATTACCTCCAACTGAAGTTTCAGGCTTAGAAGATTCCACATTCAAAGTTGTGCGTTTATCAGCTGAACAGAGAAAGGAGAAGATCGACAGGTACATAAAGAAAAGGAACGAGAGGAATTTCAACAAAAAGATAAAGGTAATACAAAGCATTCTGGACAAAGCACTACTTCCATAGGCATCTTACCAATTCAATTCTAATGACACACAACAAAATGCAGTATGCTTGCAGAAAAACTTTAGCAGATAGCAGGCCTCGTGTCCGTGGaaggtttgcaaagaacgaggaaCTTTGTGAAGCAACAAGATCAAGCTATCAAAACCACGAACAGTATGAGCAGAGTGTAAGTTTTCCAGTTTATTACAGTCCAATCAGGAACACCCCAATTTAGGTGAAAACAGCTTCAGCCAATAAATGTTAAGGGAAACGATACTACATGATCGAACAATGCATAAAATTAAAATATGATCATATACTCGTCTAGTCATATTTTACATTACTTCAGTGCAGAACCCTTTGTCTGTTGATTAGCTAGTCTTAGGGACAAGATGAGATTCATTAAAAAAAATGTATCATAATTCTATGTATAAGAACCATGTAGTTTCCTAAATCAAGTTATCTGCTTGCATTTTTCAGGGGGGTGCAGATGAAGAAGACATACTTGATTCATCCGATATTCTGGCTCATTTGAGTGGGATAAACTCCTACAGCTACAAGTATAATAACTGTACAATTGAATCATGGATATGATTACCACAACCGCACAAACAAAAGTCCGTGTTTTGTTTTCAGTTGTGAACCATAGTCCACAGTTTTCCTTTCCCTTGATCCCAGTAAAATAAGACTACAGCTTTAGAAGTTCTGTCACGGAAGAAATGCTTTTAGTTCAAGTTATAAAGGACTTGGTGTTGTATCAATCTATTCTCACTTTTTGCAATTCTTACCAGTGAACGTGATAGTTAGAGTCTCCAGAACAGTGGTTTGTGAATGGAACTGTGTCCTCGTCATAATCAAGAGTTACCCAAATTATTCATCATACTAAGGTCTTCCCAATTGGTCTACATAAAGTATATGCGGGCCATAAAGATGAGTAAagcaattttgcaaatagacagcaTATTATCTTAAAGCTGAATGGTAAATGAAAATCTACAAAATGAGAATTACACTCCAGTACTAACTACTAAGAGGTTTCTAACATTTGGCCCAGCGTTAAGAAGATTCACAAATTAGAATCCACTAGAccagtactacctccgtcccatgaTATAAGATGCTATTACAACCAATGTGCTCctatattggttgtaataacatcttatattatgggacagagggagtaccaaACATCAGTAATATAAATGAGAATAGCAGGTCACAAACTTCTGGTATTTCAACTGGTGTAATCATATATGTATAGTTATAAACGGAGATATGTTACTGGAGGTAGGCAAGAGCAAGACATTTCAGGAGTTTGCATAAGGTCAACCAGACCACAATGCAACAAGATTATGTTGCTCACAATTGGTACATCACAGACCATTTGCATGCCGAATGTGGGTGCCGAAGCAACGTAACTGCTGGATAGCAGAAATGCAGGACACACACAGTACTTTTTGATTCGCCTGATTAAtaagtaaaaaataaaaattggtGTAGAACCATACAGTTTTTAATTACTAGGCAAAATGGCCAACTCCATTCTAACCACCAAGAGCACTGCACAAAATGAGAAAAATACCAGACGGCGGAAAAATTATCTATGAACGTTGGAAACATACACAAATGTATAACTCCCCAGGAATTTCAATTGCGCTTATATCCATCACTGTAGGACTTGGGTTCAAGCTTTCCCCGAGCGAGAGGAATGAAGTCGGATAAGAACAACCTCTAGTGAAGGCTTTCGCCAGTTCTCAACTTCTTTTCTTACCAACACAAGGGTCAACGCCTTCATCCTAGACCCCCGTTATACATGGCATATTGCACAGTCCCAAACTAAAAGTAGATTGGTAAACACACTGGGTATTGCAGTTATGATTACAGAAACATGTCCTAGCTAGAGAACAGTGCTAACTGATCTCAAGGGTGACATAAAGAACACACAACAATGTGCATTATTTATGCACGGTTTTAACTATTTGCCATACATAAGTATGAACGTGTATCTAAAAGAGAGCCTGAATCAGTGGATCAATTCGCCAAGCCAAACTTTGACTTCCAACAGAATGTATATGGTAAACAATGAATGTGTGCTGAAAAATCCTAGCCAATCCGAAGTTCCAAACATAAGAGTTTCATTTGGTTGGTTTCTACAGATGTTAAACGGGAAAACCCTAATGCAAAATGTTTAATAGTTCTTCCATTCCGACAGAAAGTTCCAGACTGAAGAATAAAGAAATCGGATACCTAAAGCTGAATTGAAGTACCATCAGCATCAAATAAATTGGAATACGGAATCTGGTAGCATTGGTGTGCATTAGAGTTGTCTACATGCACAAAACTGCAATCAACACCAAATTCCCAAACAGGGTCTGACTAAACCTGAAAACCCATGAAGTCTTGCAGCTAATTGGAATCCAGAGTAGATGGAGACAAGGAGTAAGACTCTGATGCACACCAGTTTTATTTACTTTTGGTTGATGAGAGGGTGCTACATGTGCGTTGTCCCACTGATGAGTTTCTTGCAGTGGAACCCAGATACTGCTTACAATTCCTTGCACCAACAAACTCTACTGACATACTACATGAGCTAGAGGGCAAAACTGAAAAGCGTGGCTACATACATACAACAGGTGTGTGTGCGTGCTACAGTAGTAGATTGCTAGTAACTCACTAGTTTTGCcatgccaggcaggggcaccgcgAGGCAGAGCAACTGGGAGGGCTCCTCGTCCTGTGGGTAGTCGTCGTCGAGCCAGCAGTCCTCGTCGTGGATGTCTATAGTTCCAGGATCGAAGAGCAGGACCTGGTGTTGAtgagttgatgatgatgatgatggtgtagAGCTGCAGAGTAGGACGAGGCTACCGGGCGGCCTAAGGAGGCGCACGCATCGGCCGTGGGCGGGCCAGAGGCTGGCGTCGAGCCAGACGGCGATCTCGGACGCGATGACGGCGACCTTGACGACGACCCCGAGCGCGTCGACCCCGTTGCGGAAGCCCTTGTGGACCTGGAGGCCGAGGAAGCCCTCGACGACCTTGGCGGAGTTCTTGGAGAGCTTGTAGCCGGACTTGAGGACCGCGAGCGCGGCGAAGGcggtgggggaggaggaggcgagcggcgcggcggcggcgaggcggaggagggaggcggcggcgaaggcggccTTGACGCGCTTGGAGgaggggaggcgcgggaggcgcgcgGCCGGGTCGAGCGCGCGCGCCGCCTTGTAGGACTTGGAGGCGGCCTtggaggcggcgaggagggcggcgagcggggaggaggccgcggcgaggaggcgcggggttctgagggccgccgcggcggcggaggtggtggcggcgagcGGCTTGAGCGCGCGggagcgggagaggaggaggagcaggcggaTGCTgagcgctacgccgacggccgccgAGGTGGCCGCGAGGGGGAGGTGCGGGGGAGACATGGGGCCGGGGCGGCACAGGCCATAGGAGAGCGGTGGGCGGGCGTGGAAGACGACGGACGGAAGCCGGCCGCCCGTGAGGGATTGGGGGAAAAGGCGGTGGCGGTGGGACACGGGGAGGAGCGAcgtggacgccgccgccatcgcccgttCGCCGTCCGGTCGGGTCGAGTCGATTCTTGGATCCGGTCCGGCCGATGCTGATTCCGAGTAGCCCAGCGGGATATGCAGGTACGCTGAGGTGCTGATTCCCCCTAACTCGTGGGATAtgcttttttttatttatttaaggCTCCACGAGCTCGACTTTAAATTAAGGCGCGCGCTGGCCGTCGGTCGGCCGATCCGCGCGCGGGGATCGGTCGTACCAGGGCCGTCCGATCGTAATCCGGCGTCCAGAATTAGC contains:
- the LOC124694624 gene encoding uncharacterized protein LOC124694624, encoding MLPDDDCITKMFHAVIFLEGISSPIAAHILDFCDDGLDDNLFAAVASTSDPFGASSEDVSSSSTATPPLCSYSDDITTAAATTFSPLPCFDSTLSALLEEEQNPDPDTELVPPINETLVAPGCYQATTGEASVEQFSHIQLPESIAEPLPAMQMGMTAPMLGFNEDCFTAALAAGYMSLDGALYQQTGTMIPSCNAEASQVGFFNGSSANNNGMVVLDMNEIGEYQRMMEGEGLTRTYAGTDSMHGTYNNTLELQMEENNQHLVNGCNRSPPTLPPTEVSGLEDSTFKVVRLSAEQRKEKIDRYIKKRNERNFNKKIKYACRKTLADSRPRVRGRFAKNEELCEATRSSYQNHEQYEQSGGADEEDILDSSDILAHLSGINSYSYKYNNCTIESWI
- the LOC124694627 gene encoding uncharacterized protein LOC124694627; amino-acid sequence: MAAASTSLLPVSHRHRLFPQSLTGGRLPSVVFHARPPLSYGLCRPGPMSPPHLPLAATSAAVGVALSIRLLLLLSRSRALKPLAATTSAAAAALRTPRLLAAASSPLAALLAASKAASKSYKAARALDPAARLPRLPSSKRVKAAFAAASLLRLAAAAPLASSSPTAFAALAVLKSGYKLSKNSAKVVEGFLGLQVHKGFRNGVDALGVVVKVAVIASEIAVWLDASLWPAHGRCVRLLRPPGSLVLLCSSTPSSSSSTHQHQVLLFDPGTIDIHDEDCWLDDDYPQDEEPSQLLCLAVPLPGMAKLVSY